The DNA region TTCCGGATGAAAAAGATCCGGTATTCTATAGTTTGATTAGTAATTTCAATTTTGCAAATTTTATTTTTTCAGATAAAAATAATGCAAACGGTATAGGAATCAGTCTGGAATATTTTTTAGGATCCGAAATGAATTACAAAATGGTGGATCCTAAAAATCCGGTGTTTTCAGATTATCTCACCCGTTGTTTTAATAAAGACCATTTGTTGAAAAAAACATGGGAAACATATCTCACAGATAAATTAGCTGAGCCGCAATCAGGAAAATTTATTGATTACATAATTCATAGAGGTAAAAAATTATACATACTCCAAAAGTTGTTGCCGGAAATTGAGGATACGGTGTTGTTTGAATTTACCCCAAAACAACTAAAATGGTGCAATCAAAATCGTTTGGAAATCTGGTCGTATTTTCTTTCGGGTTCTATGTTGTATTCTACTGAATTTTTACAATTCAATAAATATATTAATCCGAGTCCAAATTCTCCCGGTATGCCAGAGGATGCACCCGGACAAACCGGATCCTATATTGGCTATTACCTTGTGCAAGCTTATATGCGCAAGCATCCTGAAGTAAGCCTTCCAGAATTGTTGGCACAAGAAGATGCCCAGTTGATATTAAGGGCGTCGCGATTTAAACCTACGAATGATAAATGAGTCCAATTTAGGACGATCAAACTTGAATTGGATTGATTTTTGATTTGATTATATTAAAGCAATTTTATGGAACGGGTGATCCCATTAGTTGATTTAGATTTATTTGTTAAAGGCGATGCAATCCAACGAAATGCGTTTGTTGATCAATTGGGCAGAGCCTTTCATGAAATCGGGTTTGTTGGAGTTGTAAATCATGGCGTTCCAAAAGATTTAGTGGATGGATTTTATGCAGCTTCCAAAGCCTTTTTCTCTCTTCCGGAAGCAGAAAAATTGCGCTATGAAATTCCGGGATTGGCCGGCCAAAGAGGTTACACTTCTTTTGGAAAAGAACACGCCAAACATTCTGAGGTCGGTGATTTGAAGGAGTTTTTTCAAATTGGGCAAACGGTATTGGATGGGGATGTCATCCGCTCTGAATATCCTGAAAATGTATTGGTTGAATCGCCTGCTGCATTTACAGATTTGGGAATCAAATTGTATAAGGCTTTTGAAGAAAGCGGAGCGAAATTATTGCAGGCAATTGCCTTGTTTTTGAAATTGGGTGAAAATTATTTCGATTCCAAAATTCACAATGGAAACAGCATTCTGAGAGCGATCCATTATCCGCCAATTATCAGTGAACCCAAATCAGCCATCCGCGCAGAACAACACGAAGATATTAACCTGATAACCTTGTTGGTTGGGGCTTCTTCCGGTGGACTGCAAGTGCTGACCAAAAAGGGTCAATGGATGGATGCCATTCCGGGCGAAAATGAAATTGTGGTCAATGTTGGGGACATGCTTCAAAGATTAACAAATAATTATTTGGTGTCCACCACCCACCGGGTAGTGAATCCCCCAAGGCAAGAATGGCACATTCCAAGGCTATCTATACCCTTTTTCCTGCATCCAAGGAGTGAAATGGACCTGTCTTGTCTGGAATCCTGTGTTGAGCCAGGAACCCAAGCTGCCTATCAACCCATTACCGCAGGAGCATATTTAGACGAACGATTACGAGAAATCGGATTAAAAAAATAACTTTGAACCTTAAATACATCAAAATGAACTTATTATTTTTAGGCAATCTGGGTTCTACAGAAGTACTGGTAATCCTGCTTATTGTCTTATTGCTTTTTGGAGGTAAAAAAATTCCTGAATTAATGCGAGGCCTTGGCTCCGGTATTCGGGAATTTAATAATGCCAAAAACAATATCTCCAATGAGATTCGGGAAGGTATGCGCGATGCTGATCGCAAGAACCTTGATTCAGAAAACAAATAAATAAAATTCTAAAATTTTATATTCAATGAAGGTCCTATCACTTTCGTTCCTGTGTTCTATTTGTCTTTTTTTAAGCAACACCTATGCTCAAAAAGTTGGACACATCAATTCAGTTCAGTTAATTGATTCATTAAATGAAGCCAAGGTTGCTTCTATTACTTTGAAACAATACGACGCTTCCTTGACAAAAACAGGGGAAGAAATGCTGGCAAAATACCAGGAAAAAGTACGCAATTACCAACAAAATATCAGTGCAGGAAGTTATACTGCGGTACAAAAAAGTCAGGCTGAATCTGATCTGCAAATAGAACAACAAGCCTTAAGTACTTACCGAGAATCTGCACAAAGCTCTTTAGAAAAAAGAAGACAAGAACTTATTCAACCCATCTTGGATAAAATCAATAAAGCCATCCAGGATGTTGGAAAAGAAGAAGGCTACGCATTTGTTTTCGATTCTGCAATGGGCGTTCTTTATTTCAATAAGACAGATGATATTTTCCCCAAAGTCATGAAGAAATTGGGCTATTGATTCGATTTTCTCATTTTTTCTAGCGTCTGAAATAGCGTATTGCCTTTTAGTCTATAGACAAGAAACTTAAAATTTATTTGGAATAAACCACTAAACCATTGCAACATTGTAAAATTGCAGCATTGTAATATTTCCCCAATTATTCTTCAAACCGCAAATGTTTTACAGTCAACGCATTTTCAATTAATTTTCTCAAAGAGTCGATGCCGATTTTTAAATGTAAATGTAAAAATTGATCGGTGACGGTTTTATCGCTGGCTTCAGTTTTAACTCCTTCCGGAACCATAGGCATATCGGATACTAATAGTAAAGCGCCTGCAGGGATTCGGTTTTTAAAAGAAGCAACAAAAATGGTTGCGGTTTCCATATCGATGGCCAATGCACGTAAACGCAATAAATATTTTTTAAAATCCAATCGATGTTCCCACACGCGTTTATTGGTTGTATAAACTGTTCCGGTCCAGTAATCCTGTTCGTATTCCCGAATGGTGGTTGAAATGGCTTTTTGCAAGGCGAAAGCTGGTAAAGCCGGTACTTCCGGAGGTAAATAATCATTAGAAGTTCCTTCGCCGCGTATCGCTGCTATTGGCAAGATAAAATCACCCAATTTATTTTTACCGGATTTTAGTCCACCGCATTTTCCTAAGAATAAAATGGCTTTTGGTTTAATTGCTGTCAGCAAATCGATGATCGTTCCTGCATTCGGACTTCCCATACCAAAATTTATGATGCTGATGTTGTTGGCTGTTGCATTGATCATGGAACGATCCCGTCCACGAACTTCTACTTCATTCCACTTTGCAAACAACTCGACGTATAAACTGAAATTTACCAGTATGACATACTTTCCAAATTCATTCAGATTGGTACCGGTATAACGAGGCAACCAATTTTCAACAATTTCTCTTTTTGTTTTCACATTTATAAAATTATCTTATTTATAAATCCGATTTCAATAACACAGCTATTAGAAAAAAATTTAAACCACCCGACTTGGATTATTTGCAATAAACGATTTCCAGGATTTGCCTGTAGCTTTTATCCCTTTAGCAGGTGAATTTAATTCATTCATCAAACACAATGCTGCTGCCAAAGCATCTGTAGCATCATAATATTTCTCATCAATTTTGAAATCAAGCAAGCGATTGAGCATTTGCGCTACTTGCTCTTTCGTTGCATTGCCGTTTCCGGTAATCGCCTTTTTGATTTTCTTGGGTGAAAACTCATAAATTTCCAAACCCATTACCATAGCAGCTGCGATTGCTACGCCCTGAGCACGTCCTAATTTGTGCATACTCTGGGCATTTTTACCAAAAAACGGACTTTCAATTGAAAGACTTTGAGGTTGAAACGCTTCAATTAATTCTTGTACACGGAGAAAAATTTCACGGAGTTTTGCCTGATGGGTATCAAACTTTTTTAATTGAAGGGTATTAACTTCCAGCACAATGGATTTTTGGTCGCGGAATTCCAAAATTCCATATCCTAAAATATTGGTTCCGGGATCAATGCCTAAAATACGAGGGTTTTTCAATGAAAGTTATTCTGTTTATTTTAACAAAGGTAATTCGATCGCTTGATCAGCATACCATGCTGCTAAAATAAAACGAAAATTTAGACTTCTTATGTTAAAAGCTATTTCCAAAAACTCCTTTGGCAATACTTGTAAATTTTAAAATACTGAGTTTAATGCTTTTAATTGATTGTTTAATAGATTTTGCAACGCAGTAATTTGGAGTGTGGTGGTTTTATTTAAAAAAAAACCCGGAGCAAATGCCTCCGGGTTACTAATCCCTGAATATGAAGTCAATTACGAAATCTCAATGGTTTTGTTGTTTTTACCAATCTCAATGGTTTTTGGAATTTGAATGTTCAAGATTCCATTTTCGTATTGAGCGGTAATTTTTTCTGCATCCGCTTCAGCTGGTAATTCAAACATTCTTTTGAAAGAATGGTAACTGAACTCTTTTCGGAAATAACTTTCTTTAGTTTCCGTGTTTTCTTGTTTTTTATCTGCTGAGATAATCAACATATTATTATCCAATTCAATTTTGAAATCCTGCTTGCTCAATCCGGGAGCAGCCAATTCAAGTTTAAATTCTTTGCCCGTATCCACCACATTTAAGCCGGGTGTATTGTTGCGAAATAGTTGTCCTCCATTAAAATCATGGAAGGTTTTACCAATCAAATCATCAACGATTTGAACAAAAGGTACTAGTGAATTAATATTTCTCATGGTTTTAAAATTTTATGTTTAACAAATTAGTTTACAGAAATGCTGTGAGTTGCTTTTTTTATACGATTCATCTGCACATACAATACGCCATTTTCAAATCGAGCTTTCAAGCTTTCAGTGTCAATGTCTTCAGGCAATTGAATGCTGCGTTTGTAACTTACATCTGCAAATTCTTTGTGCAGTGATTTAACATCTTCGGACTTATGAATGCGTTTTGCATTCAAATGCAATAGCTTATTTTCCAATTGAATGGACGCATCTTCTTTCAATACACCCGGCATGGAAAATTCTAGGATCAACTGTTCATCTTTTTGGTACGCATTCATTTTTGGGCGAATGCTTTGATCAACAGCTGGTTTATAATCAACCGCGCAATTCGATTTGACGCGAAATGTTTTTGGGTAGGGGAAGTAGTAATTTGAGTACATCATAATTTTTTATTTTTATAATAGCCATAGATCAATTGATGTACCATTCCAAAAATCAGGAAATTCTGGCATTGAATACAGATTACATCATGCCAAAATGACAAATTTTATATAAAAACTATGCCATAATGACATGATATTCATATTTCTGCTATGTGTTGTAATTTTACATCAAACATGCTGTTATGAATCAGGTTCGTTTTACCATTAAATTCTTAAAAACACTGGGTGCAATTGGAATGCTGATGGCCTGTCATAGCAGCCAACTGATTTCCCAGGCCAATGGATTTGGAATCAAACTTGGTCCCAGTATGGGATTTCAAAAATGGGGTGGAGGCAGCCAGCGGGATCCCTTAGTACGTTGGCATGTAGCAGCGTTTATGGATTCAGAAAGTTCGGACTCTAAAAATGTAATCTACGGGCAATTAGGATACCACGTTAAAGGCGGAGCCTTCAGAGTCAGCTATTTTTACGACATCAATGGAAATCGGTATCCCGGAAGCACCTACGGAATGGAATTTCACAATTTGAGTTTAGATATTGGTTTGAAACGATACATCCGTAAAGGAATCTGGAAGCCTTATTATGCAATTGGACTCCGCGGGGAATACACAGCAAAAACAAAATTTGAAATCTATCAGGAACTCGAAGAATGGGTTCGCAAATGGAATTATGGATTTTCTATCAAGTTAGGCACAGAATACAAAATGAGTAAGTTGACACACGCTGGACTCGAACTCAACATTGCACCTGATTTATCTAAGCAAGTATATGTGCCGGCAACCATACGCCGGATCAATCCATGGACCGGGCAAGCCGAACCTGGTTACGAGCAATCCACTGTAAACACAACCATCGAATTGAGTTTTTACTTGCGATTTATGCAAGTCATCGAATACGAAGAATAAGTGAGTGTATATTTTAATGTAGCCATACAAAACCTGGTCCATTATTTTTTCTTCTCTGCGTCAATCTGCGTAATCTGCGGGAAAATAATTAGTTGTTGGTTGATAGCAGGAACGGTTGCATTCCTTTGCGTCTTTGCGAGAAAATAATTAGTTGTTAGTTGATGGTTGTTAGTTGATAGGAGGAACGGTTGCATTCCTTTGCGTCTTTGCGAGAAAATAATTAGTTGTTGGTTGATAGTTGTTAGTTGATAGTAGGAATGGTTGCATTACGCTGCGTCTCTGCGAGAAATTTTTTTTTCATAATGGCCAGGATTAGCCGGATATCATTTACTATCCAACAAAAAAAAGGGATCCTCATAATGAAGATCCCTTATAAAAGTTATTTAAACTTAAATTATTTTTTCCAGGGCAATTCGTGAATGCGTTTTGCAGCTAACAAACCACAAAATTCACCACCTTCCATGTCGATTCTCCAATGTACGCCTAATGGTAACCGGCTGAAAGCATTTTCATAAGCAAGTGTACGCAAGGTATTGAATGAACGGGGAGTACCACAGAAATCGGTACGCTGTTCATGACAATGATCTGTAAAGCTGTAGTTCGGTCCGACAAAATATTCAAGAATTCCAGCACCAGCATATCCAAAGGTAGAATGCCCGGAAGGATAAGCTGGAAAAGCTGGAGTGAACCCTAACCATGGCACAGTGAAAGTAGGATCTATGTTTCGGTGAATGTAGCTGATAGGTCTTTCAAGATTGTATTTGTATTTATTGTACCAGGCAATCACACCGGCATCATTTAATGCCATACCTATTTGTGCATAGAGAACACAAGTAGTTTCGAGATTCATTTTTTCTTTTTGAACGATTTGATCTGCGATTGCAATATAACGAGGAGCCGGACTGAAGGTCCAACCTACCCGGTCGTCGCTCCAGAATTCAGCGATACATTCCATTTCACCTTTAGGGTTGCTGCGAGCTTCGTTTGCAATTACATACATTTCCCAGGCTTGTTGATAGTTGATTGAATTTTTTCCATCATCGCAGTTAAAGGGAGCTTTTAATGCATCCATATCAACTTGATTTAATCCAAACCTTCTGGCCTCCCCCCATAAGGCAAACATACCTCTTTGGGACACTTGAGGTTCAGTAGCAACCCAGTCACAAGCGTTTACTGGTTTGTTTTCTACTGGAAAGGGATTTAGATGGGCATTGTAACCAACAGCATCTGTTGTAGAAAATCTCCAGATAGCAGAAGCTACTTCGCGTCCATGAGCCTCAGAATTATTTAATATGGTTTCAACTGTATTTTTACGGAAGCGCTCTCTGAGTTCAACTTCCTTAGTTTCAATTAATCTAAGAAATTGTTGTTTATCTAAAATGACACCGTCTTTGTTTTTAAAAGTTACGTTTTCAAAAAACTTATTCATCAGATAGCCATAAGATGCATTGATTACTTCGGGCCAGTATAAATTGGTTTGTACTGCCGGCATATCCTGAATACCCAAACGGTATTGTAATGACTGATAATCGGGCATGCCACCCAAACAAGCTTCATAGGCACTCAATCCGAGATATGCCAAAGCACGGGGAGCTGGACCAGGCCTGTAAGATGAAGCAAAACGTTCAATTTCCATAAACACGGAATTCCATTCATGGTACACTTCATTTTCCTGAGATTTCATTAAGTTATTTCCACCTTCCGGAGTGTCAACCTCATTACAAGAAGTTGAAAAGATTAAGGCAGAAGCTACTAAACCAACTAGTAACTTGGACAAAAATTTCATACGAGGGATTTTATGGCTTAAAACAAAAGAAATTAAAAACTTTCAGGCTTAACGATGCAAAAATAATATTTGGTTTTATAAAACTAAGAAAATTGAAAAAATTATTTTCAGTGATTGAAAAATACATATTCGAAATATTACTATTTAAAAAATTAATAGTTAATTATTTATATATGTATAATTATTTAAATGTTAACTAACTTATTAATTTTATCAATACGTTATGCATATAAAATTATTTAATATATTAGGTCCTAAGGAATTTTTAAGGTGTTTTTAATTTAGTTTTTAATCGATATAATGTTTGGCATTATTATGTATTTGGAATATCTTCTTTTTTAAATTTGTATAAACTCTTAGCTTCTTCTTCTAAATAACGCTGCACTAATTCGAGGGCATCAGGCACTACATCACTGCACACAACGATCAATGAACCTTCTTTTACATTTTCGATCGCATATTTGATGGCTTCTGATTCTTTAGGGATGACTTTGAAGGGTTTGCTAATGTCATGTTGTTTGATTCCGGCAGTTAGCATTTCAATGATTTCCTGGTCGGTTTTGCCCCTGAGGTGTTTGTCTTGCCTTACAATGATCTCATCAAACATTTCTGCTGCAACTTTACCAATTCCTTCATTATCCTCCTGGCGTCGGTCTCCAATTCCTGCAATAATACCCACTTTTGGATAGGCATCGATTTTATCGATGAATTTCTTTAAAGCCTGCAATCCGGCTGGATTGTGTGCGTAATCCAACAAGATGCTGAAATGTTTAAAATCAAACATGTTCAATCGACCAGGCGTTTGTGCAGGTGATGGAATGAAAGATTCGAGGGCTGCTTTGATGTCATCCAATTCAAATCCATTAAAATATGCAGTCAAAACAGCAGGCAAAACATTCTGAATCATAAAACTGGCACGTCCGCCGTAAGTTAATGGCACATTGACCGCCTTAACGATGCGCATTTTCCACTCGCCTTTGCAGATGGTTATAAATCCGTTTTCATAAATGGCCCCAATACCATGTTCGCGCATGTGCTTTTTTATCCGGGGATTGTCTTCATCCATCGAAAACAAAGCCAACTTGCAATTAATCCGCTCACGCATGGCGTAAACCAGGTCATCGTCTGCATTTAAAATGGCATAGCCATCAGGCAATACAGATTCAACCACCACGCCTTTAACCTTTGCCAATTGTTCCATGGTGTGGATGCCTTTTAATCCAAGGTGGTCGGGTGCTACATTCGTGACAATGGCATAATTGCAATTTTTAAAGCCCAAGCCTGCACGGAGGATTCCACCTCGGGCCGTTTCAAAAACTGCAAAATTGACGGTTGGATCTTTTAATACAAACTCAGCACTGCCGGGTCCACTGCAATCTCCCTGCATCATTAAATGATTTTGAATGTAAATGCCATCGGTTGTAGTAAATCCTACAGTATAACCCATCATTCGGGCCATGTGTGCAATCAATCGGGTTGTCGTGGTTTTTCCATTGGTCCCGGTCACCGCTACAATTGGAATGCGGCTGTTTTTTCCAGGAGGGTACAACATATCAATCACAGGAGCTGCAACATTTCTGGGTAAGCCTTCTGCAGGCGCCAGGTGCATTCTGAATCCAGGACCGGCATTGACTTCAATCACTGCACCACCCACTTCGGAAACGGGCTTGCTGATGTCTTTGGTCAAAAAATCAATTCCACAAATATCCAATCCAACAATTCGGGAAATACGCTCCGCCATAAAAACCGTATGCGGATGGACTATGTCAGTAACATCCACAGAGGTGCCCCCGGTTGAAAGGTTGGCCGTGTCCTTTACAACCAAAACTTCCCCTTTGGCTAATACGCTATCTAAAGTATAGCCTTTTAGCTCCAGTAACTTTAAAGTAATATCATCTACAGTGATATAAGTAAGTACTTTTTCATGTCCGTAACCGCGTCTGGGATCTGCATTTGTTTTTTTAATCAAAGCATCAATACTCAAAACACCGTCACCGACAATTTGGGCCGGAAGCCGTTTAGCTGCAGCAACCAATTTATAATTAATCAATAAAATCCGGTAATCATCGCCGGTTATGTATTGTTCGACGATTACTGCGTTGGAAATTTTCTTAGCCATCTGAAATCCTTCCAGGGCTTGTTCCCAATTCGTGATGTTGGTGGTAACTCCGCGTCCATGATTTCCATCGATTGGTTTTATAACCAATGGAAATTTTAAATAATCTACTGCTTCCCTCAGGCCTGTTTCCGTTTTAATTATTTCTCCTTTTGGAACGGGGATTTCAGCCTGGTCGAGTAAAAACTTGGTATCTTCTTTATCACCCGCAATATCAACTCCAATGCTGGAAGTTTTACTGGTTACAGTTGCCTGAACCCGAACCTGATTGCAACCATAACCCAATTGACAGAGTGAATATTTATTCAAACGGATCCACGGAATGCCTCTTGCAATAGCCTCATCAATGATGCTGGCGGTGCTTGGCCCCAATCGCTGAATTTCTCGCAACTCTCGCATTTCCTGAACGTCATCTTTCAAATCGTAAGCGGATCCTTCAATGAGTGCTTCTGCAATGCGTACCGCTGCTTTTGCAGCATATACGCCTACTTTTTCTTCCAAATAATCAAAGACAACATGATAGACTCCGGTTTCACCATAACTGCGGGTCCGGCCAAAACCAACATCCATTCCGGCCATGGTTTGAATTTCCAGGGCAATATGTTCTACAACGTGTCCCATCCAGGTACCTTCTTTGACGCGTTTGTAAAAGCCACCGGGTTCGCCTTCCGAACAGCGGTGTTCGTACAATCCGGGCAACAACGCTTGCATACGTTCTAAGAACCCATCCAGGGTATTGGTTGGTTTTTGTTCGAGATCTTCCAGATCCAAAACCATGACAATTAGTTTGTGTCTTCGGATGGACCAATAGTTGGGTCCACGCATGACATTGATTTCCCGGATTTTCATTTTAGTTCGATTGAGGCCTTAAGGTAATAATTTTAGTCAATTATCTGCATTCCTTTAGCTTTGTGATCTATTTTCAAGTGCCAAATCATGGAATTTAAAGGAACGCTGATACCGGTGGGGGGGAATGAAAATAAAGGAATAGGCCTGAAAGAATCAGAATGTCTGGACTTTATTAAACAAGGAATATTATCTGCTATCGTACGCGAAAGCGGCGGAACCGGAGCACGAATCGTAGTGATAACTACCGCATCCAGCATTCCGGTTGAAGTGGGTGAAAATTACAGCCAGGCCTTTGAAACCCTGGGTTGTCAGGCTGTACAAATTGTAGATGTTCGCAAGCGCTCAGAAGCGCAGCTAAAAAAGAATGTAAAACTAATTGAAGAGGCCGATTGCATAATGTTTTCAGGTGGAGACCAATCCAGAATTGTAAAATGCTTTGCGGATACGATAGCCCATCAGATCATTCGAAGAAAACTGGAAGAAACGAAATTGGTACTTGCAGGAACCAGTGCCGGAGCCATGTCCATGTCCCTTCAAATGATAGCAGGGGGAAGTGTGGTGGATGCGATGCAAAAGGGCAATGTTAAAATGGCCCGGGGGATGTCCTATCTCGATCAAGTTATCATTGACACCCATTTTATCCAAAGAGGCCGATTTGGAAGGTTGGCAGAAGCGGTTGCCCGTTTTCCAAATCAACTGGGAATCGGATTAGCAGAAGATACAGGCCTCATCATTAAAAAAGGAAATGACTGCGAAGTCATTGGCACCGGGATGGTTGTTTTATTTGATCCCAGGAATCTTAACCACAATCGTTACATTGATTTGGAACCCGGAACACCCATGTCTCTTAGCAATTTGACTACCCATGTATTAGCCAATGGCGACCGGTTTCGGATCAGGGAAAGAAGTCTGAAAATTTTGCCATTGGAAGCATCTTTTTCGGTCAATTCTTAGAGATTTCTTAAAATTTTAAATTAAATTCTTAGAATTGAATTAATTTGAGCAAATTTGCATATAAATACTTGATATTTAATCAATTCTATTGACTATTAATTGATTAAATATATAAATATTTTTAATTAATTATACTCCCTGGATATGTTTGCGAAAAAATTACTCGCCTTTCAATTAGTGTGCATTCTTTTTCTTGGTTACGTATTTACCACGTGCACCCGAGAAGCAGCTCAGGACGATATCAGTCTGGACGATCAATTAATCAAAAGAGTTAAATCGGCAGCTCCAAATGGTGATATCCGGGATTACATTTTAGTAAGTGGCGAAAATTTAGATGAAATACCCAATCAGGATCCCAAAAATCCAATAAATGCAACCAAAGTGAAATTGGGCAAAATGTTGTTTCACGAGCCGGCAATTGGGGTATTGCCCAACAAACCAATTGGCATGAATTCATTTAGTTGTGCATCTTGCCATATTGCAAAAAAATCATTTACTGCAGGCAGGATTCAAGGAATTGCTGACGGTGCTGAAGGATTTGGAAATTTGGGAAATGGAAGAGGTAAAAATCCAGCTTACCAAGGAGACGAAGTGGATGCGCAAGGAGCTAGACCATTACCCACCATCAATTTGGCTTATGTTCGAAATGCATTATGGGCTGGATCCTTTGGATCTTTTAGTTTAAACGTTGGAACCGAATCTGTTTGGCGTCAGGATTCACTGACTGAAGTAAATTTTATTGGATTGGAAGGATTAGAAGCTAATAACATCCGAGCATTGCAGGTTCATCGAATGACTATGAATGAAAGTATGGCTTCTTATCTTGGTTATAAAGCACTTTTTGATGAATCATTTCCGGAAATTCCAGTTTCTGAGCGCTATTCATTAAAAACTACTTCATTTGCAATTGCAGCATATTTCAGAACCATTACTACGCATGAAGCACCTTTCCAAAAATGGTTAAAAGGAGATCATACTGCAATGTCCGATCAACAAAAGAAAGGAGCAGAATTGTTTTTTGGAAAAGCCGGATGTTATCGTTGTCATAACAGTCCATCGCTAAATAGTTTTAATTTCTTTGCTTTAGGAGTCTATGATTTATATGAAAATAAAGTAACTGAAGTATTCCGCACCGGTCCAACCGATAAACGTGTAAAAGGACGCGGTGGCTTCACTGACAGACCGGAAGATTTGTATAAATTCAAAGTTCCGCAATTGTATAATTTGAAACCTGTGGGTTTTTATTTTCATGGTGGAAGTAAACAAAGTTTGAGAGAGGTTGTAGAATATTTTAATAAAGCAGAACCTGAAAATCCGATAGTTCCAAAATCACAAATCAGTGGATTTTTTCAACCTTTAAATCTGACTGAACAGGAAGTAACAGATCTTACAGAATTTTTAGAAAATGCTTTGTATGATCCTACTCTTGAAAAATATTTACCGGATCACGTATTGTCCTTTATGTGTTTCCCTAATAACGACATCAAATCAAGAAAAGATTTGAATTGCGAATAACACAAGCAGCAGCTGAAAGGCGGTAGGTCTGAAAGTCATATAAGTTGGAAACAATTTAGTTTGGAGGGCTGAAAGCTAAAATCATTTAATGCTGTATTCAATGTGACTTTTTCTTTAATCAGTTAAACAGCAGTGGCGCTCCTTCCATTTTCCACAATAATGGATTTTATATTTATTCCA from Saprospiraceae bacterium includes:
- a CDS encoding Hsp20/alpha crystallin family protein gives rise to the protein MRNINSLVPFVQIVDDLIGKTFHDFNGGQLFRNNTPGLNVVDTGKEFKLELAAPGLSKQDFKIELDNNMLIISADKKQENTETKESYFRKEFSYHSFKRMFELPAEADAEKITAQYENGILNIQIPKTIEIGKNNKTIEIS
- a CDS encoding AMP nucleosidase, whose protein sequence is MKTKREIVENWLPRYTGTNLNEFGKYVILVNFSLYVELFAKWNEVEVRGRDRSMINATANNISIINFGMGSPNAGTIIDLLTAIKPKAILFLGKCGGLKSGKNKLGDFILPIAAIRGEGTSNDYLPPEVPALPAFALQKAISTTIREYEQDYWTGTVYTTNKRVWEHRLDFKKYLLRLRALAIDMETATIFVASFKNRIPAGALLLVSDMPMVPEGVKTEASDKTVTDQFLHLHLKIGIDSLRKLIENALTVKHLRFEE
- a CDS encoding Hsp20/alpha crystallin family protein, with protein sequence MMYSNYYFPYPKTFRVKSNCAVDYKPAVDQSIRPKMNAYQKDEQLILEFSMPGVLKEDASIQLENKLLHLNAKRIHKSEDVKSLHKEFADVSYKRSIQLPEDIDTESLKARFENGVLYVQMNRIKKATHSISVN
- a CDS encoding OmpH family outer membrane protein is translated as MKVLSLSFLCSICLFLSNTYAQKVGHINSVQLIDSLNEAKVASITLKQYDASLTKTGEEMLAKYQEKVRNYQQNISAGSYTAVQKSQAESDLQIEQQALSTYRESAQSSLEKRRQELIQPILDKINKAIQDVGKEEGYAFVFDSAMGVLYFNKTDDIFPKVMKKLGY
- the ruvC gene encoding crossover junction endodeoxyribonuclease RuvC is translated as MKNPRILGIDPGTNILGYGILEFRDQKSIVLEVNTLQLKKFDTHQAKLREIFLRVQELIEAFQPQSLSIESPFFGKNAQSMHKLGRAQGVAIAAAMVMGLEIYEFSPKKIKKAITGNGNATKEQVAQMLNRLLDFKIDEKYYDATDALAAALCLMNELNSPAKGIKATGKSWKSFIANNPSRVV
- a CDS encoding isopenicillin N synthase family oxygenase, yielding MERVIPLVDLDLFVKGDAIQRNAFVDQLGRAFHEIGFVGVVNHGVPKDLVDGFYAASKAFFSLPEAEKLRYEIPGLAGQRGYTSFGKEHAKHSEVGDLKEFFQIGQTVLDGDVIRSEYPENVLVESPAAFTDLGIKLYKAFEESGAKLLQAIALFLKLGENYFDSKIHNGNSILRAIHYPPIISEPKSAIRAEQHEDINLITLLVGASSGGLQVLTKKGQWMDAIPGENEIVVNVGDMLQRLTNNYLVSTTHRVVNPPRQEWHIPRLSIPFFLHPRSEMDLSCLESCVEPGTQAAYQPITAGAYLDERLREIGLKK
- a CDS encoding vanadium-dependent haloperoxidase — translated: MKFLSKLLVGLVASALIFSTSCNEVDTPEGGNNLMKSQENEVYHEWNSVFMEIERFASSYRPGPAPRALAYLGLSAYEACLGGMPDYQSLQYRLGIQDMPAVQTNLYWPEVINASYGYLMNKFFENVTFKNKDGVILDKQQFLRLIETKEVELRERFRKNTVETILNNSEAHGREVASAIWRFSTTDAVGYNAHLNPFPVENKPVNACDWVATEPQVSQRGMFALWGEARRFGLNQVDMDALKAPFNCDDGKNSINYQQAWEMYVIANEARSNPKGEMECIAEFWSDDRVGWTFSPAPRYIAIADQIVQKEKMNLETTCVLYAQIGMALNDAGVIAWYNKYKYNLERPISYIHRNIDPTFTVPWLGFTPAFPAYPSGHSTFGYAGAGILEYFVGPNYSFTDHCHEQRTDFCGTPRSFNTLRTLAYENAFSRLPLGVHWRIDMEGGEFCGLLAAKRIHELPWKK
- the tatA gene encoding twin-arginine translocase TatA/TatE family subunit, translating into MNLLFLGNLGSTEVLVILLIVLLLFGGKKIPELMRGLGSGIREFNNAKNNISNEIREGMRDADRKNLDSENK